In Rhea pennata isolate bPtePen1 chromosome 8, bPtePen1.pri, whole genome shotgun sequence, one genomic interval encodes:
- the LOC134143523 gene encoding uncharacterized protein LOC134143523, whose translation MSHHLAVTLSQKRRCFAAPGARDGAGGRAGGEQGRRSPPQPAAARRPRAPSPPSPPVTPVSANSRRPFPLPSREAPALGAPPSPPRQWQWQWQGEARGVRPCWSSAAPVLGSLRGSGRFEPERLAQGGEAPLAARTRREGSHLPPWGPRAVAQEAVILENRRQCWTTIALRLSIVTVNYYARENIPSESQNRKQLINLSERRVISRRVFHIKRVPERERPSSRLLPMMCTDSAGSKMMTS comes from the exons ATGTCGCACCATTTGGCTGTCACCCTGTCGCAAAAGCGCCGCTGCTTTGCGGCGCCTGGAGCACGTGACGGGGCAGGCGggagggcgggcggcgagcAG GGTCGCCGcagcccgccgcagcccgccgcagcccgccgcccTCGGGCGCCTTCGCCGCCTTCCCCTCCTGTCACCCCCGTCTCTGCCAACAGCCGTcgccctttccctctcccctcccgcGAAGCCCCGGCCCTGGGGGCGCCGCCGTCCCCACCCcggcagtggcagtggcagtggcaggggGAAGCCCGGGGCGTCCGGCCTTGCTGGAGCTCAGCTGCGCCAGTCCTAGGAAGCCTAAGAGGTTCAGGCCGTTTTGAGCCAGAGCGGCTTGCTCAGGGCGGAGAGGCCCCGCTTGCCGCACGCACCCGGCGAGAGGGCAGCCACCTGCCGCCCTGGGGACCGCGAGCAGTGGCCCAGGAGGCTGTG attctggaaaacagaaggcagTGCTGGACAACTATAGCTCTACGTTTAAGTATTGTGACAGTGAATTACTATGCAAGAGAGAACATTCCGAGTGAGTCTCAAAATAGAAAGCAGTTAA TTAATCTGAGTGAAAGAAGGGTGATTTCTCGAAGGGTATTCCATATAAAAAGAGTTCCTGAGAGAGAGCGTCCGAGCTCGAGACTGTTACCGATGATGTGCACTGACAGTGCAGGGAGCAAGATGATGACGtcatga